The Anopheles coluzzii chromosome 2, AcolN3, whole genome shotgun sequence genome window below encodes:
- the LOC120949460 gene encoding helicase SKI2W, protein MSFDPTWLKEPPPIVEDTEDLLRAFILEPKIPIHEPKPYFEPRHPSFDQLYDIPHAPISTRIVPDRCPETGKVLDFIETQVQNAGSTAKNSMSLQREPTESIDSARGSASYFPFWPGGFDEPESVLAGLVPSPLFETDLKSCPPGFATGVEFEAPPTGTDGARATEDSGKSGMVDLLSAIASEEAFVELLPEGLQTKLSTNDQSTQGTHQEPLPAGIDEEEGLLAVTGEQEAGEQVLKISTVTNNALQSAEWAEMLDISKPVDDFYVKIPTMAHRFPFELDIFQKQAILKLEEHSHVFVAAHTSAGKTVVAEYAIALSKKHMTKTIYTSPIKALSNQKYRDFKTTFQDVGLITGDIQIDPTASCLIMTTEILRSMLYCGSDITRDLEYVIFDEVHYITDSDRGHVWEEVLILLPDHVCIVMLSATVPNTIEFANWVGKTKKKRVWVVSTAKRPVPLEHYLYTGFGGKSKDDSFLIVNAQSQFVQDGYRRAKESYEAKQAKSTGRRTNGPYSQRQEQTLWVGLIDHLQKKEKLPVVAFTLSRNRCDNNAEALMSCDLTTAREKYAITSFFQQCLQRLVPADRVLPQVQQIQSCLERGIGIHHSGILPILKEIVEMLFARGLVKILFATETFAMGVNMPARTVIFDSTRKFDGQAFRPLQPSEYTQMAGRAGRRGLDKTGTVIILCKQNLPLDGELKTMILGKPVRLESQFRLTYAMMLYLLRVELVSVENMMLHSFREFDKRQQMPQSKLELNQVQEKMSALSKLSDHLQPLCEFYEAASEYLNLRNELLPKQLCQPKAINELKVGRVVVVTDEHHYNKLGILLSVSVQSHKELKLVVLVLDHCASGKTQPASPETLNRGPLWHQMLSLALPYQTFLPEGVGGHAVLTLAPVNLIELTKHTIKCDANGIIRSWEYRLIPRFRDAPPSQSTIEAVAALAELNATVVQAGSVTGTLELVRFPRDLTNLELTQQLQTAQGRLNRWLPYTGMADFEHEFAVVYDRKQLERKLDELKYQASYESLSLYPDYCRKLQVLQELKYIDDMQQVAMKGRVACEMGQNELMITELVMRNILTDLQPAEIAALLSSLVFQAKSDVTPKLTETLQKAEAQFREVENDIRLVERQYGVTDVCKKEELNFGLTEVVYEWARNKPFAEIMLLTDIKEGIIVRCIQQLNETLCNVKDAARIIGDPVLHSKMEEASNAIKRDIVFAASLYTSSTPIVIGEV, encoded by the exons TTCGACCAGCTGTACGACATTCCGCACGCACCGATCAGCACCCGGATCGTGCCGGACCGCTGCCCGGAGACGGGAAAGGTGCTGGACTTTATCGAAACGCAGGTGCAGAATGCGGGCTCGACGGCCAAAAACTCCATGTCGCTGCAGCGCGAACCGACCGAATCGATCGATTCGGCCCGCGGTTCCGCCTCGTACTTTCCCTTCTGGCCGGGAGGGTTCGACGAGCCGGAAAGTGTGCTGGCCGGCCTAGTACCCAGCCCGCTGTTTGAGACGGATTTGAAATCGTGCCCGCCCGGGTTCGCTACCGGGGTTGAGTTTGAGGCACCGCCCACCGGGACGGACGGTGCGCGCGCGACGGAAGACAGCGGGAAGAGCGGTATGGTCGATCTGCTGTCCGCGATTGCCAGCGAGGAAGCGTTCGTCGAGCTGCTGCCGGAAGGGCTTCAAACAAAACTGTCCACCAACGACCAGTCAACGCAGGGCACACACCAAGAACCTCTGCCGGCGGGTatcgacgaggaggagggTCTGCTGGCGGTGACCGGTGAGCAGGAGGCCGGCGAACAGGTCCTGAAAATTTCCACCGTCACCAACAACGCGCTCCAGAGCGCCGAGTGGGCCGAGATGCTGGACATTTCGAAACCGGTGGACGATTTCTACGTGAAAATCCCGACCATGGCGCACCGGTTCCCGTTCGAGCTGGACATCTTCCAGAAGCAGGCGATCCTGAAGCTGGAAGAGCACAGCCACGTGTTCGTGGCGGCGCACACGTCCGCCGGCAAGACGGTCGTGGCGGAGTATGCGATCGCCCTGTCGAAAAAGCACATGACCAAAACGATCTACACGTCCCCGATCAAGGCACTGTCGAACCAGAAGTATCGCGACTTCAAGACCACCTTCCAGGACGTCGGGCTGATCACCGGGGACATACAGATCGATCCGACCGCGTCCTGCCTCATCATGACGACCGAGATCCTGCGCTCGATGCTGTACTGCGGCAGCGACATTACGCGCGACCTCGAGTACGTCATCTTCGACGAGGTGCACTACATCACCGACTCCGACCGGGGGCACGTGTGGGAGGAGGTGCTGATCCTGCTGCCCGACCACGTCTGCATCGTGATGCTGAGCGCCACCGTGCCGAACACGATCGAGTTCGCCAACTGGGTGGGCAAGACAAAGAAGAAGCGCGTGTGGGTCGTCAGCACGGCCAAGCGGCCGGTCCCGCTCGAGCACTACCTGTACACCGGGTTTGGCGGCAAGTCGAAGGACGACTCGTTCCTGATCGTGAACGCGCAGAGCCAGTTCGTGCAGGACGGGTACCGGCGGGCGAAGGAAAGCTACGAGGCAAAGCAGGCGAAAAGCACGGGCCGCCGGACCAACGGCCCCTACAGCCAGCGGCAGGAGCAAACCCTGTGGGTCGGGCTGATCGATCATCtgcagaagaaggagaagcTGCCGGTGGTTGCGTTCACGCTGTCGCGCAACCGGTGCGACAACAACGCGGAAGCGCTCATGTCGTGCGATCTGACGACGGCGCGCGAGAAGTACGCCATCACGTCGTTCTTCCAGCAGTGCCTGCAGCGGCTGGTGCCGGCCGATCGTGTGCTGCCGCAGGTGCAGCAGATCCAGAGCTGCCTCGAGCGGGGCATCGGCATCCATCACAGCGGCATCCTGCCCATCCTGAAGGAGATCGTGGAGATGCTGTTTGCCCGCGGGCTCGTGAAGATACTGTTCGCGACGGAGACGTTTGCGATGGGCGTTAACATGCCCGCGCGCACGGTCATCTTTGACAGTACGCGCAAGTTCGATGGGCAGGCGTTCCGGCCGTTGCAGCCGTCCGAGTACACGCAGATGGCGGGCCGGGCCGGGCGGCGCGGTCTCGACAAGACCGGCACGGTCATCATCCTGTGCAAGCAGAACCTGCCGCTCGATGGCGAGCTGAAGACGATGATACTCGGCAAGCCGGTCCGGCTGGAGTCGCAGTTCCGGCTGACGTACGCGATGATGCTGTACCTATTGCGGGTGGAGCTGGTCTCGGTGGAGAACATGATGCTGCACAGCTTCCGGGAGTTCGACAAGCGCCAGCAGATGCCCCAGAGCAAGCTGGAGCTGAACCAGGTGCAGGAGAAGATGTCCGCGCTGAGCAAGCTGAGCGATCATCTGCAGCCGCTGTGCGAGTTTTACGAAGCGGCCAGCGAGTACCTTAACCTTCGGAATGAGCTGCTC CCCAAGCAACTGTGCCAACCGAAGGCAATCAATGAGCTTAAGGTAGGCCGCGTTGTCGTGGTAACGGACGAGCACCACTACAACAAGCTCGGCATACTGCTCTCCGTCTCGGTGCAGTCGCACAAAGAGCTGAAGCTGGTCGTGCTGGTGCTGGATCATTGCGCGAGTGGCAAAACCCAGCCGGCATCGCCGGAAACGCTCAACCGGGGACCGCTCTGGCATCAGATGCTGTCGCTCGCCCTGCCCTACCAAACCTTCCTGCCCGAGGGTGTCGGTGGCCACGCCGTGCTTACCCTCGCTCCGGTGAATCTGATCGAGCTGACCAAGCACACGATCAAGTGCGACGCGAACGGTATCATCCGCAGCTGGGAGTATCGGCTCATACCGCGGTTCCGCGATGCGCCCCCGTCCCAGTCGACGATCGAGGCCGTCGCTGCGCTGGCCGAGCTGAATGCGACGGTGGTGCAGGCCGGGTCCGTCACTGGCACGCTCGAGCTGGTTCGGTTCCCGCGCGATCTAACCAATCTCGAGCTAACGCAGCAGCTGCAGACAGCCCAGGGCCGGCTGAACCGTTGGCTGCCGTACACTGGGATGGCCGATTTCGAGCACGAGTTTGCTGTGGTGTACGATCGCAAGCAGCTCGAACGGAAGCTGGACGAGCTCAAGTACCAGGCGTCGTACGAAAGTCTCTCGCTGTACCCGGACTACTGCCGGAAGCTGCAGGTGCTGCAGGAGCTCAAGTACATCGACGATATGCAGCAAG TGGCCATGAAGGGCCGTGTCGCTTGCGAGATGGGCCAGAACGAGCTGATGATAACGGAGCTGGTGATGCGCAACATACTGACCGATCTGCAGCCGGCCGAAATCGCTGCCCTGCTCTCCAGCCTGGTGTTTCAAGCGAAATCGGACGTCACTCCCAAGCTCACCGAGACGCTCCAAAAG GCCGAGGCACAGTTTCGCGAGGTGGAAAACGACATCCGGCTGGTGGAGCGCCAGTACGGCGTGACGGATGTGTGCAAAAAGGAGGAGCTCAACTTTGGCCTGACCGAGGTGGTGTACGAGTGGGCGCGCAACAAACCGTTCGCCGAAATTATGCTGCTGACCGACATCAAGGAGGGCATTATCGTGCGCTGCATCCAGCAGCTGAACGAGACGCTGTGCAATGTGAAGGACGCGGCGCGCATCATTGGCGACCCGGTGCTGCACAGCAAGATGGAGGAAGCGTCTAACGCGATCAAGCGCGACATCGTGTTTGCGGCCAGTCTGTACACCTCCAGCACACCGATCGTGATTGGGGAAGTGTAA
- the LOC120949461 gene encoding protein SEC13 homolog, whose product MVSVLNTIDTGHEDMIHCADVDYYGLRLATCSSDNSVKIFDIKNGAQTLAADLKGHGGPVWQVAWGHPRYGNVLASCSYDRKVIVWKEAGPGDWTKWYEYSNHDSSVNSVAWAPAEYGLVLACGSSDGSISILTANVEAGTWDCKKIPNAHTIGCNTVSWCPATVPEPAFDQRPSKTNLAVKRLVSGGCDNAIKIWKEDGDRWEEEKRLELHSDWVRDVAWAPSVGMPRHQIASCSQDRRVVIWTSDDLANWQPAVLHNFDDVVWNVSWSLTGNILGVSGGDNKVSLWKETAEGQWICISEDTNSASTGAAAQNNFIPEQRTL is encoded by the coding sequence ATGGTATCCGTGCTCAACACGATCGATACCGGCCACGAGGACATGATCCACTGTGCCGATGTCGATTACTACGGGCTCCGGTTGGCCACCTGCTCCTCGGACAATTCGGTCAAAATTTTCGACATCAAGAACGGTGCCCAGACGCTGGCGGCCGACCTGAAGGGTCACGGCGGTCCGGTGTGGCAGGTGGCCTGGGGCCACCCCCGGTACGGTAACGTGCTGGCCTCCTGCTCGTACGACCGCAAGGTGATCGTGTGGAAGGAGGCCGGCCCGGGCGACTGGACCAAGTGGTACGAGTACAGCAACCACGACTCGTCGGTAAATTCGGTCGCCTGGGCACCGGCCGAGTATGGGCTGGTGCTGGCGTGCGGCAGCTCCGACGGTTCGATCTCGATCCTGACCGCCAACGTGGAGGCCGGCACGTGGGATTGCAAGAAAATCCCGAACGCGCACACGATCGGCTGCAACACGGTCAGCTGGTGCCCGGCGACCGTCCCCGAGCCGGCGTTCGATCAGCGCCCGAGCAAGACGAACCTCGCGGTGAAGCGGCTGGTGTCGGGCGGGTGCGACAACGCGATCAAGATCTGGAAGGAGGACGGCGATCGCTGGGAGGAGGAGAAGCGGCTCGAACTGCACTCGGACTGGGTGCGCGATGTGGCGTGGGCACCGAGCGTCGGTATGCCGCGGCACCAGATCGCCAGCTGCTCGCAGGACCGGCGGGTCGTGATCTGGACGAGCGACGATCTGGCGAACTGGCAGCCGGCCGTCCTGCACAACTTCGACGACGTCGTGTGGAACGTGAGCTGGTCGCTGACGGGCAACATTTTGGGCGTGTCCGGCGGCGACAACAAGGTGAGCCTGTGGAAGGAAACGGCCGAGGGCCAGTGGATCTGCATCAGCGAGGACACGAACAGTGCGTCCACCGGGGCGGCGGCTCAGAACAACTTCATCCCGGAACAGCGAACACTGTAA
- the LOC120947787 gene encoding 5-aminolevulinate synthase, erythroid-specific, mitochondrial isoform X1 — MMQLFNLTTTSLFVARTVSSIKKMPCPFLTRLSTSYVRNYAPALLKTYGAQCPVVQRTISTLQGGAPAAGGAVGSGAQETPTTTVKKDASTEARRNLSSMQQQHPVQQQQQPATGNKCPFLSSAAPHVKKLGAESVEIPAERTFQYEDFFHEQILRKKQDHSYRVFKKVNRLAADGQFPRALEYSWGERPITVWCSNDYLGMSCHPEVKRAVADALETYGTGAGGTRNISGNSMNHENLERRLAELHQKESALLFTSCFVANDSTLFTLAKALPGCHIFSDAGNHASMIQGIRNSGVPKHIFRHNDPAHLRELLQRVDRSLPKIVAFETVHSMSGAVCPLEELCEIAHEYGALTFVDEVHAVGLYGEHGAGIGEREGQLHNMDIISGTLGKAFGNVGGYIAGTALLVDMIRSYAAGFIFTTSLPPTVLCGALKAVDILASEEGRELRARHQSNVRYLRQRLQEEGFPVEHTPSHIIPVKIGNPQQCTELSDRMIQRFGHYVQAINYPTVARGEEKLRLAPTPHHTRAMMDELVRDMKVVWQDLKMPLGGKHCPEECAFCRKPLLFDRFEARTSAGASSCAQELHCQIPNCPQIAAVAN; from the exons ATGATGCAG CTCTTCAATCTAACCACCACCTCCCTGTTCGTTGCCCGCACGGTAAGCAGCATTAAGAAGATGCCTTGCCCGTTCCTGACCCGTCTCAGCACGAGCTACGTGCGCAACTATGCGCCGGCCCTGCTCAAAACGTACGGTGCCCAGTGCCCGGTGGTGCAGCGCACCATCTCCACCCTGCAGGGTGGTGCGCCGGCGGCCGGCGGTGCGGTTGGTTCCGGCGCCCAGGAGacgcccaccaccaccgtcaagAAGGATGCGTCGACCGAGGCCCGGCGCAACCTGAGctcgatgcagcagcagcatccggtgcagcagcagcagcagccggccaCCGGGAACAAGTGTCCGTTCCTCAGCTCGGCCGCACCGCACGTGAAGAAGCTCGGCGCGGAAAGCGTGGAGATACCGGCGGAACGCACGTTCCAGTACGAGGACTTCTTCCACGAGCAGATCCTGCGCAAGAAGCAGGACCACTCGTACCGGGTGTTCAAGAAGGTGAACCGGCTGGCCGCCGACGGGCAGTTCCCGCGGGCGCTCGAGTACTCCTGGGGCGAGCGGCCGATTACGGTGTGGTGCTCGAACGACTACCTCGGCATGTCGTGCCATCCGGAGGTGAAGCGGGCGGTCGCCGACGCGCTCGAAACGTACGGCACCGGGGCGGGCGGTACGCGCAACATTTCCGGCAACTCGATGAACCACGAAAACCTGGAGCGCCGGCTGGCCGAGCTGCACCAGAAGGAGAGCGCGCTGCTCTTCACCTCCTGCTTCGTGGCGAACGATTCGACGCTGTTCACGCTGGCGAAGGCGCTGCCCGGCTGTCACATCTTTTCCGACGCCGGCAACCACGCCTCGATGATACAGGGCATCCGCAACAGTGGCGTGCCGAAGCACATCTTCCGCCACAACGATCCGGCGCATCTGCgcgagctgctgcagcgcgTCGACCGGTCGCTGCCGAAGATAGTCGCGTTCGAGACGGTCCACTCGATGTCGGGCGCGGTCTGTCCGCTGGAGGAGCTGTGCGAGATCGCGCACGAGTACGGTGCGCTAACGTTCGTGGACGAGGTGCACGCGGTCGGGCTGTACGGCGAGCATGGGGCGGGCATTGGCGAGCGGGAGGGCCAGCTGCACAACATGGACATCATTTCCGGCACGCTCGGGAAGGCGTTCGGCAACGTCGGCGGGTACATTGCCGGGACGGCGCTGCTGGTTGACATGATCCGGTCGTATGCGGCCGGGTTCATCTTTACCACCTCGCTGCCACCGACCGTGCTGTGCGGTGCGCTGAAGGCGGTCGACATTCTCGCGTCGGAGGAGGGCCGCGAGCTGCGTGCCCGCCACCAGTCGAACGTGCGCTATCTGCGCCAGCGGCTGCAGGAGGAGGGCTTCCCGGTGGAGCATACGCCGAGCCACATCATTCCGGTGAAGATTGGGAATCCGCAGCAGTGTACCGAGCTGTCGGACCGCATGATCCAGCGCTTCGGGCATTACGTGCAGGCGATCAACTATCCGACGGTGGCGCGCGGTGAGGAGAAGCTTCGGCTGGCTCCGACGCCTCACCATACGCGCGCCATGATGGACGAGCTGGTGCGCGACATGAAGGTGGTCTGGCAGGATCTCAAGATGCCGCTGGGCGGCAAACACTGCCCGGAGGAATGTGCCTTCTGCCGGAAGCCGCTGCTGTTCGATCGCTTCGAGGCGCGCACGAGCGCTGGCGCGTCCAGCTGCGCCCAGGAGCTCCACTGCCAGATTCCGAACTGCCCGCAGATCGCTGCCGTGGCcaattag
- the LOC120947787 gene encoding 5-aminolevulinate synthase, erythroid-specific, mitochondrial isoform X2, with translation MPCPFLTRLSTSYVRNYAPALLKTYGAQCPVVQRTISTLQGGAPAAGGAVGSGAQETPTTTVKKDASTEARRNLSSMQQQHPVQQQQQPATGNKCPFLSSAAPHVKKLGAESVEIPAERTFQYEDFFHEQILRKKQDHSYRVFKKVNRLAADGQFPRALEYSWGERPITVWCSNDYLGMSCHPEVKRAVADALETYGTGAGGTRNISGNSMNHENLERRLAELHQKESALLFTSCFVANDSTLFTLAKALPGCHIFSDAGNHASMIQGIRNSGVPKHIFRHNDPAHLRELLQRVDRSLPKIVAFETVHSMSGAVCPLEELCEIAHEYGALTFVDEVHAVGLYGEHGAGIGEREGQLHNMDIISGTLGKAFGNVGGYIAGTALLVDMIRSYAAGFIFTTSLPPTVLCGALKAVDILASEEGRELRARHQSNVRYLRQRLQEEGFPVEHTPSHIIPVKIGNPQQCTELSDRMIQRFGHYVQAINYPTVARGEEKLRLAPTPHHTRAMMDELVRDMKVVWQDLKMPLGGKHCPEECAFCRKPLLFDRFEARTSAGASSCAQELHCQIPNCPQIAAVAN, from the coding sequence ATGCCTTGCCCGTTCCTGACCCGTCTCAGCACGAGCTACGTGCGCAACTATGCGCCGGCCCTGCTCAAAACGTACGGTGCCCAGTGCCCGGTGGTGCAGCGCACCATCTCCACCCTGCAGGGTGGTGCGCCGGCGGCCGGCGGTGCGGTTGGTTCCGGCGCCCAGGAGacgcccaccaccaccgtcaagAAGGATGCGTCGACCGAGGCCCGGCGCAACCTGAGctcgatgcagcagcagcatccggtgcagcagcagcagcagccggccaCCGGGAACAAGTGTCCGTTCCTCAGCTCGGCCGCACCGCACGTGAAGAAGCTCGGCGCGGAAAGCGTGGAGATACCGGCGGAACGCACGTTCCAGTACGAGGACTTCTTCCACGAGCAGATCCTGCGCAAGAAGCAGGACCACTCGTACCGGGTGTTCAAGAAGGTGAACCGGCTGGCCGCCGACGGGCAGTTCCCGCGGGCGCTCGAGTACTCCTGGGGCGAGCGGCCGATTACGGTGTGGTGCTCGAACGACTACCTCGGCATGTCGTGCCATCCGGAGGTGAAGCGGGCGGTCGCCGACGCGCTCGAAACGTACGGCACCGGGGCGGGCGGTACGCGCAACATTTCCGGCAACTCGATGAACCACGAAAACCTGGAGCGCCGGCTGGCCGAGCTGCACCAGAAGGAGAGCGCGCTGCTCTTCACCTCCTGCTTCGTGGCGAACGATTCGACGCTGTTCACGCTGGCGAAGGCGCTGCCCGGCTGTCACATCTTTTCCGACGCCGGCAACCACGCCTCGATGATACAGGGCATCCGCAACAGTGGCGTGCCGAAGCACATCTTCCGCCACAACGATCCGGCGCATCTGCgcgagctgctgcagcgcgTCGACCGGTCGCTGCCGAAGATAGTCGCGTTCGAGACGGTCCACTCGATGTCGGGCGCGGTCTGTCCGCTGGAGGAGCTGTGCGAGATCGCGCACGAGTACGGTGCGCTAACGTTCGTGGACGAGGTGCACGCGGTCGGGCTGTACGGCGAGCATGGGGCGGGCATTGGCGAGCGGGAGGGCCAGCTGCACAACATGGACATCATTTCCGGCACGCTCGGGAAGGCGTTCGGCAACGTCGGCGGGTACATTGCCGGGACGGCGCTGCTGGTTGACATGATCCGGTCGTATGCGGCCGGGTTCATCTTTACCACCTCGCTGCCACCGACCGTGCTGTGCGGTGCGCTGAAGGCGGTCGACATTCTCGCGTCGGAGGAGGGCCGCGAGCTGCGTGCCCGCCACCAGTCGAACGTGCGCTATCTGCGCCAGCGGCTGCAGGAGGAGGGCTTCCCGGTGGAGCATACGCCGAGCCACATCATTCCGGTGAAGATTGGGAATCCGCAGCAGTGTACCGAGCTGTCGGACCGCATGATCCAGCGCTTCGGGCATTACGTGCAGGCGATCAACTATCCGACGGTGGCGCGCGGTGAGGAGAAGCTTCGGCTGGCTCCGACGCCTCACCATACGCGCGCCATGATGGACGAGCTGGTGCGCGACATGAAGGTGGTCTGGCAGGATCTCAAGATGCCGCTGGGCGGCAAACACTGCCCGGAGGAATGTGCCTTCTGCCGGAAGCCGCTGCTGTTCGATCGCTTCGAGGCGCGCACGAGCGCTGGCGCGTCCAGCTGCGCCCAGGAGCTCCACTGCCAGATTCCGAACTGCCCGCAGATCGCTGCCGTGGCcaattag